The genomic segment GGCCGTACAGGTGCACCGGCAGCAGGCAGCGGGTGCGCTCGGTGATGGCGGCCTCGACCTGGGCGACGTCCATCAGGTAGGTGTCGGGGTGCACGTCGACGAAGACCGGCGTCGCGCCCACCGAGTCGATGGCGAGGATGGTCGGGGCGGCGGTGTTCGACACCGTGATCACCTCGTCGCCGGGACCGACCCCGACCGACTGCAGGCCGAGCACGATGGCGTCGGTGCCGTTGTCGACGCCGACGCAGTGCGCCAGGCCGTGGTATTCGGCGAACGCCGCCTCGAACTTGCGGACGCTACGTCCCAGCACGAGTTGACCGGAGCGGAACACGCTGTCGACGGCATCGAGGATGTCGTCCCGCTCCTTCTCGTACTCCTGCAGATAGCCCCATACGTAAAGGGTCATGTTCGGCGTCACCTCGGGGGTCGTTTCGGGCACGGATCATCGGGTGGAACTCGGGTCGAGCGGTGGCACGCGGTGGGCTACGGGTGGAACTCGCCGCGCAGGTACTGGTCGCGGCAGGTGCCGCGGCGGATCTTCCCGCTGCTCGTCCGGGCCAGCAGGCCGCGCCGCACCAGGACGAGGTCGTGGACGTCGACGCCGTGTCGCCGGGTCACCTCGCGGCGCAGCGCGGCCCGGGTCGCGTCCCGGGCGGCCGGCTCCGCGCCGAGCAGGTCCCGGTTCGCCTCCAGCAGGACGATCAGCCGTTCGGTGCCGTCCAGGTCGACGGCGAAGGCGGCGGCCAGGCCCGGGTTCGGTTCCCCGACGGCCTGCTGCACGGTGATCTCGATGTCGTCCGGGTAGTGGTTGCGTCCCCGCACGATGACGAGATCCTTGAGCCGGCCGGTCACGTGCAGCCGGCCGTCCAGAAGAAAACCCAGGTCACCGGTACGCAACCAGGGTCCGTCGTCGGTGTCGTCCGCGGCGGCGGGGCGGAGCCGGCCGGCGAACACCTCGGCCGTGCGGTCCGGGCGGGCCCAGTAGCCGTCGGCGACGTTCGGTCCGCGTACCCAGATCTCGCCGATCTCGCCGTCGGCCAGCCGGTGGTGCGCGGCCGGGTCGACCACCCGGACCGAGACCCCGGTCCGGGGCAGGCCGCAGGAGACGAGTCGGACCGTGTCGGGCGTGCCGTCCGGGCGCGGCTCGGCCCGGCCGGCGGCCAGCGCGGCCCGGTCGAAGTGCCGGTCGACCGTTCCCTCGTCCAGCGGCGGGGCGGTCACCGGCAGGGTCGCCTCGGCCAGGCCGTAGCAGGGGGTCGGCGCGGTGGGCCGCAGCCCGCAGTCGGCGAACGCGGCGACGAAGGCGTCCACCGCCTCGGCCCGCACCGGTTCGGCCGCGACGGTGAGCAGCCGCAGCGAACTCAGGTCGAGGGTGCGTTTCTGCTCGTCGGTGACCCGGTTGACGCACTGGGCCAGGCTGAAGTTGGGGGTGATGCTCCAGTCCACCTGGTAGTCGGAGATCGTCCGCAGCCAGCGGTACGGGTCCTGGACGAACGCCATCGGGCTGATGTGCACCGTGTGCGAGCCGGCCGCGAGCGGGTTGAGCAGCCCGCAGACCAGGCCGAAGTCGTGGAAGAACGGCACCCAGCTGGCGGTCACCGCGGAGTCCGGGAAGTGGTCGCGGATCTGGCGGTTGGCGGCCGACAGGTTGCGCTGGCTGATCCGCACGCCGGCCGGGGCGCCGGTCGAGCCGGAGGTGTACTGCAGGTAGGCCAACGCCTCCGGGGCCAGCTCGGGCGGCCGCCAGTCCGCGCCCGCCGGCGCACCGTCCTGGTCGCCGGCGGGCGGGTCGTCCGCGTACAGCAGGTGCCGGGGCGGGCGGTCGAGGTCGGCCAGGACCTGGCGGACCGACGGCGCCGCCCGGCCGGTGGTGATCACGCCCTCCGGTCGGCAGTCGGAGATGACCGCCCGCAGCCGGGCCCGGTCCCGGACCACCTCGGGGGCGTGCAGCGGCACGCCGACCACGCCGGCGTAGAGACAGGCCAGAAACCCGATCACGTACGCCGGTTCGTGCGGGCAGAGCACCGCCACCCGGTCGGTCGGTCCGCAGTGCCGCTGCAGCCGGGCGGCGAGTGCCCGTACCCGCCGGTCGAGCTCGCCGTAGGTGAGCGTGGTCGGGACCCCGTCGCGCCGGCCGGAGGCGCTCGGCACCCGGTAGTCGACGAACGTCATCGCCGGCGCCTCCGCGCGCTCGCGCGCCGTCCGGGCGATCGCCTCGAACAGGTGCTCCACGGACTTCCCTTCCTGCCTGCGCGGTCGATCGACTGAGACGGTCCCGGGTCCGGCGAGCGGCCGCGCAGGCGTCAGGCGACGCCCTGCCGGGTTTCCAGGGCCCGGCTGGCGGCGTGGTCGAGGATGTTGAACATCCAGGCCAGCAGGTCCAGCTCCTCGCTCTTGGCCGCCTCCTGCCAGCGGCGCTTCTGGTCGGCGATCACGTTCATCTGGATGTGGATGACCTCCCGCGTCCGGTGCTCCGGGTCGCGGCTGGCCTTGAGTTGGCGGCGCAGTTCGTTGCGCGACCAGGAGCACCGTTCGGCCTCGTCCAGCCACTTGTCCTGCTCGGCCTCGGAGAGGCTGGCCACCTCGGCGTGGTGCTGGAAGCTGAGCTTGTTGCGGCGCCGGGCGGGGCTGAACTGCCGGGCCACCCAGGCGTAGTTGCGCAGCGTCTGGTAGTCCAGCGAGGTCTCGGCGATGGCCCGCTTGTAGCGGCCGGGGTACTGGGCCTGGCCGTAGATGAGCCAGTCGCCGAGCCACCAGCCCGAGGCGTCGGTGACGATGAAGATCTGCCGGCCCAGATGCCGCCAGGCATCGATGGACATACCCTGCGGGATGTAGAGGGAGGTCCGGCGCTTCGCGGCCGTACCGTCGATAGAAAGCCGGGAGACCTCGCCGGGGATCGAAGCTCCTCGACTCGGCGCCGATGGGGCCATTTCCACCACGAGATTGCCGCCGCCGTTTCTGTTCGACATCCGCACACCCCTCACATGAATTGGCGTCAGTGGGATCGCATTCTGCCGGCGTCGACTGGACGCGCTCTAGACGTGCTCTATACGGCAATCGACACCTCGTCCAGGCTGCTCTGACCAGCAATAATCCCGTCAACGGGACGCCAGGGCGGGGGCCATTGCCCTAGCAACCTCCATTACATACCGGCCGTACGGCGAATGTCTCATTTGAATGCCTCTGTCATAACACTGATCTGCGTCGATGAATCCCATCCGGAGGGCGATTTCCTCCAGGCACGCGACCCGGACCCCCTGCCGGTTCTCCAGCACCTGGACGTACTGGCTGGCCTCCAGCAGCGACTGGTGGGTGCCGGCGTCCAGCCAGGTGAAGCCCCGGCCCAGGCCGACCAGCCGGGCCCGGCCCTCGGCCAGGTAGTGCCGGTTGATGTCGGTGATCTCCAGTTCGCCGCGGGCCGACGGGCGCAGCCCGCGGGCCAGCTCGACCACGTCCGGCGGGTAGAAGTACAGCCCGGTGATCGCGTTGTCGGAGCGCGGTTGGAGCGGCTTCTCCTCGATCGAGATCAGCCGTCCCTCGTCGTCGACCTCGCCGATGCCGTAGCGCTGCGGGTCGATGACCGGGTAGCCGAACAGGACACAGCCGCTCAGGTCCGTCCGGGCCGCGTGCAGCAGGTCGTGGAACCCCGCACCGTGGAACAGGTTGTCACCGAGGATGAGGGCGCACTCCTCGCCGGCTAGGTATCCTGCCCCGAGGGTGAACGCCTCCGCTATTCCCCGCGGCTCCGGCTGCGGCGTGTAGGAAATGTTCAACCCGAACTGTGAACCGTCGCCGAAGAGTTCCTGTATCGCGGGCAGGCTGGCCGGCGTCGATATGATCAGGATGTCCCTGATGCCGGCCAGCATCAAGACCGAAACGGGATAGTAGATCATCGGCTTGTCGTAGATGGGGAGCAGTTGCTTTGACGTCGCAATGGTCACCGGGTGTAGCCGGGTGCCATTCCCCCCGGCCAGGACGATGCCTTTCATCGGATCTCCTCACTGTGTCCCCGAAGCCACGCCACCATACCGTCAGGGAAAGGGAAACATGCGAATCCTATTCGCTTCGATAGCCGAAAAGACCCACTTCCTGGGCATGGTGCCATTGGCCTGGGCCCTGCAGACCGCCGGTCACGAGGTCCGGGTGGCCAGCCAACCGGAAATGACCGACGTCATCACCGGAGCGGGGCTCACCGCCGTCCCGGTCGGCCGGAACCACCGCCTCTACCTGCTGTCGAAGGTGGAGAACACGGTGTCGCCGGGCAAACCGCTGTTCGACATGTCCGACGAGCGGCCGGAACAGTTGCGGTGGGACCGGGTCCGGCCGGGCTACGAGCAACTGGTGCAGTGGTGGTGGCGGGTGGTCAACGACCCGATGGTCGACGGGCTGACCGAATACTGCCGCCAATGGCGGCCGGATCTGGTCATCTGGGAGCCGATCACCTACGCCGCGCCGGTCGCCGCCCGCGCCTGCGGCGCCGCACACGCCCGATTCATGTGGGGCTTCGACGTCTTCGGCCGGATGCGCGAGCAGTTCCGGCGACTGCGCGACGATCAGCCACCGCAGAAGCGGGCCGATCCGTTCGCCGAGTGGCTCGGCGGCCGGGCCGAGCGGCACGGGGTGGAGTTCACCGAGGAGATGGTGACCGGGCAGTTCACCATCGACTACCACCCGGAATCGGTGCGGATCGACGGCGGCGGGCACCACGTGCCGATCCGTTACGTGCCCTACAACGGCGTCTCGGTGATCCCGCCGTGGCTGCGGGTCCCGCCGGAGCGACCCCGGGTCTGCCTGACCCTCGGCACCGCGGCGGCGGAACGGCTCGGCGGCTACGAGGTGCCGGTCGCGGAGCTGCTCGACGCGCTGGGCGGCGAGGACATCGAGGTGGTGGCGACGGTCTCCGAGCGCGAACAGGCCCGGCTGGGCAGCGTTCCGGACAACGTCCGGCTGGTCTCCTTCGTACCGCTGCACGCCTTGGTGCCGACCTGCTCCGTGGTGATCCATCACGGCGGGGGCGGTTCGTACTGCACCCCGATGCTGAACGGCGTGCCGCAGCTCATCCTCCCCAAACTCTTCGACGCCCCGCTGCGGGCCCGCAGCCTCACCGAGTACGGCGCGGGGCTGACCATCGACAGCGACGCGGCGACCGGGGCGAACGTCCGGGAGCACGTGTTGCGGCTGCTCGGCGAGCCATCGTTCCGGCAGCGCGCGAGTCGGCTCCGCGAGGAGGTGCTGGCCATGCCGACCCCCAACGAGCTGGTGCCGGAGCTGGAGCGGCTGACCGCCAAGTACCGGCCCGGTCCCGGTCAGCCGGGCTGACCGCCCCCGGTGGGCCGGCGCCGGCTGTCTCGCTGGCGGGACGTGACCCGTCACCGCCAGCGGGGTGGCGGCCCGGATCAGGACTGCCCGTCAGCCGACCCGGAGCCGGCCAGCTCATCGACGAACTCGATGAAATCCTCGACGGTGGTGCCGGTGAACCGGTGCATCTGGGCCAGGATGGGGGCGTTGATCGCGCTCTCCAGCGACAGGACCAGACTGATGAAATGATCCTGGCCGAGGTCGCTCATCTGGGCCTCGGCGGGTGGCTTGCCGCCGCCGGTCGCCTCGTTCCAGACCCGGGTGACCTCGCTCCTGATCCAGGTGTCGGTGTCGAAATGGGCAATGGGATCAAAATCCAGCATAGGGTCGACGTCCCGTGCCGATCTGAAACTCTCCATACTCATCGGAAACACTCCTTCTCGGTACGGCCGAATGCGACTGGCGCGCCTTCCCCGTAGGCCGCTGCATCGTACGCTCCGGATGCCCGACGTCGAGTCGGCCCTATTCCGTCCGGTCGAATCCGCTATTCGGCCGGCCCGGTGTGCGCGACCTTGACAGCTAACCGGCAATCACTACACGATCGCACCGTCCACACCTTGGGGGCGCCACCCGATAGGGGAGCCATGCCATTGCAACTTCACCGCAGCGAGGTCTCCCCACTCGGGCTCGGTGTCCTGGGCTGCGCCGCGATCGCCACCAAACGCGTTCTGCCGGCGGCGGCGCTCACCGACGGAATCGAACTGGTGGCGGTGGCGAGTCGGACTCCGGCGAAGGCCGAAGCGGTGCGCGCGCGGTTCGGCGGTCGGGTCGTCGAGGGATACGACCAGCTACTGGAACAGCCCGACATCGATGTCGTCTACGTGCCGCTGCCCTGTGGCCTGCACGCCGAGTGGATCGAACGCGCGTTGACCGCCGGCAAGCACGTGCTCGCCGAGAAGCCGCTCACCACCAGCCACGAGGAGACCGCCCGACTGGTCGGCCTGGCCAAGGCGAACGGGCTGGTGCTGCGGGAGAACTACATGTTCCTGCACCACAGCCAGCATGCCTTCGTCCGGGACCTGGTGACCGCCGGCGCGATCGGTGAGCTGCGTACCTTCTCGTCGACGTTCGCCATCCCGCCCCGGCCGGCCGACGACATCCGGTACCGCCGCGAACTCGGCGGCGGCGCACTGCTCGACGTGGCCGGCTATCCGATCCGGGCCGCCCAGCTCTTCCTCGGCTCCGAGATCGAGGTGGTCGGAGCGATCCTGCGGCCCGACCCGGCGGTCCAGGTCGACGTCGGCGGCGCGGTGCTGCTGCGCCGGCCGGACGGGGTGACCGCACAGCTCACCTTCGGTCTGGACCACCTCTACACGTCCAACTACGAACTCTTCGGCAGCACCGGCCGGATCTCGGTGGACCACGTCTTCACGCCCCCGGCCGGCTACCGGCCGTCGGTGCGGGTGGACCAGCAGAACTACCACGAACGCCGGTCCCTGGAGCCCGACGACCAGTTCGTGAACTCGCTTACCGCGTTCGTCGACGCGGTGCGCACCCCGGGGGGTGCGGTAAGCGACGAGACCATCGTTACCCAGGCGAAGCTCGTCGACCAGGTGCGGCGGCTGGCTGGTGACCGGGACTGAGCGAGAGGCGAACGGCCATGACCGTCAACAAGAATCAGATCCTGGAGCAGGTACGCGAGTACCACGCCAGCAAGGGCGGGACCGGTGAGTTCGTGCCGGGGCAGACCCGGATTCTCGCCTCCGGCGCGGTGCTCGACGAGTCCGACCGGGTCGCCCTGGTCGAGGCGGCCCTCGACATGCGGATCGCGGCCGGGGTGAGCTCGACCGCCTTCGAGCGCGAGTTCGGCCGCTACTTCGGCCTGCGCAAGGCGCACCTGACGAACTCCGGGTCGTCGGCGAACCTGCTGGCGCTCAGCGCGTTGACCACCCCGCCGCTGGAGGACCAGCGGCTGCGGCCCGGCGACGAGGTGGTCACCGTCGCCGCCGGCTTCCCCACCACGGTGAACCCGATCCTGCAGAACGGCCTGGTGCCGGTCTTCGTCGACATCGAGCTGGGCACCTACAACACCACGCCGGACCGGGTGGCCGCCGCGATCGGGCCGAAGACCCGGGCCATCATGATCGCCCACACGCTCGGCAACCCCTACCAGGCGAAGGAGATCGCGCAGCTCGCCGCCGACCGGGGCCTCTGGTTCATCGAGGACAACTGCGACGCGGTCGGGTCCTACTACGACGGCCGGCTCTGCGGGACCTTCGGTGACATGGCGACGGTCAGCTTCTACCCCGCCCACCACATCACCATGGGCGAGGGCGGCTGCGTGCTCACCGGTGACCTGGCGCTCGCCCGGTTGGTCGAGTCGATGCGCGACTGGGGCCGGGACTGCTGGTGCCAGCCGGGTGAGGACAACCGCTGCTTCAAGCGGTTCGACCAGCAACTGGGCACCCTGCCGCACGGCTACGACCACAAGTACGTCTTCTCCACCGTCGGCTACAACCTCAAGACCACCGACCTGCAGGCCGCGCTCGGGTTGAGCCAGCTCAAGCGGGTGGACGAGTTCGGGGCGGCCCGCCGGCGCAACTGGACCCGGTTGCGGGAGGCCCTCGACGGGCTGCCCGGCCTGGTGCTGCCGGAGGCGACCGTACGCAGCGACCCGAGCTGGTTCGGTTTCGTGCTGACCGTGCTGCCGGACGCGCCGTTCCGCCGCGACGCGTTGGTGGCCTTCCTGGAGGACCGGCGGATCAGCACCCGCGGCCTGTTCGGCGGCAACCTGACCCGGCACCCGGCGTACGCCGACGGGCCGCAC from the Solwaraspora sp. WMMD1047 genome contains:
- a CDS encoding fatty acyl-AMP ligase; protein product: MEHLFEAIARTARERAEAPAMTFVDYRVPSASGRRDGVPTTLTYGELDRRVRALAARLQRHCGPTDRVAVLCPHEPAYVIGFLACLYAGVVGVPLHAPEVVRDRARLRAVISDCRPEGVITTGRAAPSVRQVLADLDRPPRHLLYADDPPAGDQDGAPAGADWRPPELAPEALAYLQYTSGSTGAPAGVRISQRNLSAANRQIRDHFPDSAVTASWVPFFHDFGLVCGLLNPLAAGSHTVHISPMAFVQDPYRWLRTISDYQVDWSITPNFSLAQCVNRVTDEQKRTLDLSSLRLLTVAAEPVRAEAVDAFVAAFADCGLRPTAPTPCYGLAEATLPVTAPPLDEGTVDRHFDRAALAAGRAEPRPDGTPDTVRLVSCGLPRTGVSVRVVDPAAHHRLADGEIGEIWVRGPNVADGYWARPDRTAEVFAGRLRPAAADDTDDGPWLRTGDLGFLLDGRLHVTGRLKDLVIVRGRNHYPDDIEITVQQAVGEPNPGLAAAFAVDLDGTERLIVLLEANRDLLGAEPAARDATRAALRREVTRRHGVDVHDLVLVRRGLLARTSSGKIRRGTCRDQYLRGEFHP
- a CDS encoding LmbU family transcriptional regulator, which codes for MSNRNGGGNLVVEMAPSAPSRGASIPGEVSRLSIDGTAAKRRTSLYIPQGMSIDAWRHLGRQIFIVTDASGWWLGDWLIYGQAQYPGRYKRAIAETSLDYQTLRNYAWVARQFSPARRRNKLSFQHHAEVASLSEAEQDKWLDEAERCSWSRNELRRQLKASRDPEHRTREVIHIQMNVIADQKRRWQEAAKSEELDLLAWMFNILDHAASRALETRQGVA
- the rfbA gene encoding glucose-1-phosphate thymidylyltransferase RfbA; protein product: MKGIVLAGGNGTRLHPVTIATSKQLLPIYDKPMIYYPVSVLMLAGIRDILIISTPASLPAIQELFGDGSQFGLNISYTPQPEPRGIAEAFTLGAGYLAGEECALILGDNLFHGAGFHDLLHAARTDLSGCVLFGYPVIDPQRYGIGEVDDEGRLISIEEKPLQPRSDNAITGLYFYPPDVVELARGLRPSARGELEITDINRHYLAEGRARLVGLGRGFTWLDAGTHQSLLEASQYVQVLENRQGVRVACLEEIALRMGFIDADQCYDRGIQMRHSPYGRYVMEVARAMAPALASR
- a CDS encoding activator-dependent family glycosyltransferase yields the protein MRILFASIAEKTHFLGMVPLAWALQTAGHEVRVASQPEMTDVITGAGLTAVPVGRNHRLYLLSKVENTVSPGKPLFDMSDERPEQLRWDRVRPGYEQLVQWWWRVVNDPMVDGLTEYCRQWRPDLVIWEPITYAAPVAARACGAAHARFMWGFDVFGRMREQFRRLRDDQPPQKRADPFAEWLGGRAERHGVEFTEEMVTGQFTIDYHPESVRIDGGGHHVPIRYVPYNGVSVIPPWLRVPPERPRVCLTLGTAAAERLGGYEVPVAELLDALGGEDIEVVATVSEREQARLGSVPDNVRLVSFVPLHALVPTCSVVIHHGGGGSYCTPMLNGVPQLILPKLFDAPLRARSLTEYGAGLTIDSDAATGANVREHVLRLLGEPSFRQRASRLREEVLAMPTPNELVPELERLTAKYRPGPGQPG
- a CDS encoding Gfo/Idh/MocA family oxidoreductase, producing the protein MPLQLHRSEVSPLGLGVLGCAAIATKRVLPAAALTDGIELVAVASRTPAKAEAVRARFGGRVVEGYDQLLEQPDIDVVYVPLPCGLHAEWIERALTAGKHVLAEKPLTTSHEETARLVGLAKANGLVLRENYMFLHHSQHAFVRDLVTAGAIGELRTFSSTFAIPPRPADDIRYRRELGGGALLDVAGYPIRAAQLFLGSEIEVVGAILRPDPAVQVDVGGAVLLRRPDGVTAQLTFGLDHLYTSNYELFGSTGRISVDHVFTPPAGYRPSVRVDQQNYHERRSLEPDDQFVNSLTAFVDAVRTPGGAVSDETIVTQAKLVDQVRRLAGDRD
- the rfbH gene encoding lipopolysaccharide biosynthesis protein RfbH, encoding MTVNKNQILEQVREYHASKGGTGEFVPGQTRILASGAVLDESDRVALVEAALDMRIAAGVSSTAFEREFGRYFGLRKAHLTNSGSSANLLALSALTTPPLEDQRLRPGDEVVTVAAGFPTTVNPILQNGLVPVFVDIELGTYNTTPDRVAAAIGPKTRAIMIAHTLGNPYQAKEIAQLAADRGLWFIEDNCDAVGSYYDGRLCGTFGDMATVSFYPAHHITMGEGGCVLTGDLALARLVESMRDWGRDCWCQPGEDNRCFKRFDQQLGTLPHGYDHKYVFSTVGYNLKTTDLQAALGLSQLKRVDEFGAARRRNWTRLREALDGLPGLVLPEATVRSDPSWFGFVLTVLPDAPFRRDALVAFLEDRRISTRGLFGGNLTRHPAYADGPHRVHGDLTNSDIITEQTFWVGVYPGLTSEMIDYIAQSIRDFVAKNS